Genomic segment of Fervidobacterium gondwanense DSM 13020:
CCCGGAACAAGCATTCTGTAAAATGTTTGGATGACATCTTTTTTGGATATGTCAGAGAAGTATATCAGAACATTCCTGCAAAATATGAAGTCATAGTTTTGACCAAGCATTAACATTCTTTCAGTGTCCATAAGGTTAACCTTGTAGAACTTTACAAAACGCTTTATTTCGCTATTTAAGACATAAGAGTTTCCATCTTTGAAAAAATACTTCTCCAAATATTTAGACGGTACATTCCTAACATCTCGTTCTTGATAAACACCTCTTACCGCCTGTTTTAATACGTTATCATCAATATCAATTGCATCGACCCAATAGGAAAAATCATCTTCTAACATTTCTCTCAAAATGATTGCAAGTGTGTAGGGTTCTGCGCCATTCGAACAGCCAGCCGAAAGGACCTTGAATGTTCTATTGCCGTTTTCTATTAATTCCGGGATACAATACTCTGCAAATGTTTGAAGCTGTGGAAATTCCCTAAAAAAGTATGTTTCATTGATGGTGATGCTCTGTATCAATTCATTAAGCTCACTTTTATCTTTATCCAAGAATTTTAAATATTTGAGGTATTCCCTGAAATCATCGATTCCAAGAACTTTTAGTCGTTCTTGCAACTTCAAGTTTGTTATGTACAGCTGTTCGTCATTGATGTAGATTCCACATTTCTGATAAACGATATCCCTTATTTCCTTAAATTCTCTGTAGCCAAGTTCCAAAGTCATTCACCCCAGGAGAATATGTTTGAGAAACTAATAGTCACTTTCTAAGTTATGCAATGCCCGCATTGCCGCTACGTACAATGCAGCTTGTTCAAAGCCTTCAAGATTCTTTGATGCATCCTGGATTATTTCAAGTATTCTTGGCTTTACATGTCCGCATGATTTTAGGATGTCTGAATTTGCTGATCCGATAAAATCTAAGACAGCTACGACGATGTATTTGTCTTTGTTATCAAGGAGTTCTGAAATATTTGAAATTAAGTAATCGGGTTCAAAATGAGCCATTAACCGTACAAGTTCGTATTTATTAACAGAAGGCGTTTGCTCAGAGTTGAGTAATTCGCAAGTGTATTTTATAAGCTTCAACTTCTCTGGCTTGTCCAATGAAGCGGCATACTTTGAGGTGTATGATTTGAGGAAGTCTATTAATTCCTTGTAATAAATGTCCTTCTGCTCGATGGCCTTTTCAATGAATTCGATGTCTTCTTTTCTTGATATGGCGCTCAAAAAACGCAAAAAGGAGGGGAGTATTATTGGGGTATAAATATCTATCGGAGAG
This window contains:
- a CDS encoding CheR family methyltransferase; this encodes MELGYREFKEIRDIVYQKCGIYINDEQLYITNLKLQERLKVLGIDDFREYLKYLKFLDKDKSELNELIQSITINETYFFREFPQLQTFAEYCIPELIENGNRTFKVLSAGCSNGAEPYTLAIILREMLEDDFSYWVDAIDIDDNVLKQAVRGVYQERDVRNVPSKYLEKYFFKDGNSYVLNSEIKRFVKFYKVNLMDTERMLMLGQNYDFIFCRNVLIYFSDISKKDVIQTFYRMLVPGGFLFLSQVESLARISTSFNTRRINNVVVYQKPTGMVMTDEL